The following proteins are encoded in a genomic region of Nicotiana sylvestris chromosome 4, ASM39365v2, whole genome shotgun sequence:
- the LOC104230585 gene encoding uncharacterized protein: MEKSGNGGGGGSAPTGCYKCGRPGHWSRDCPSNPNSTDKTNSNTTTAYASKSGADAGPGSVSGAGASASKPKKVPRSMPKLTPDILLSDKGLGYVLRHFPRAFKYRGRGHEVADLGYLLGLYAEWHSGLLPYYSFDQFIHKVERLGGSKRVKLCMKGLRDRVADGVDPAKLYEPQVQEQETNQQELKDSEPTDYPEDTTQNPNPKDFQEIMLNDVWEKAIGEPSQLSPQKIVAVDTSSAGKDTVNQAPDNVARSSIQISEEQRARMEANKLKALQRAAARTSHIKST; the protein is encoded by the exons ATGGAAAAATCCGGCAACGGCGGCGGCGGTGGTTCAGCGCCTACAGGTTGCTACAAGTGCGGTCGCCCAGGTCACTGGTCAAGAGATTGCCCTTCCAATCCAAACAGTACCGATAAAACTAATTCCAATACCACGACGGCGTATGCTTCAAAATCTGGCGCCGATGCCGGACCCGGATCCGTTTCAGGTGCCGGAGCTTCTGCCTCTAAGCCGAAGAAAGTTCCTAGGTCAATGCCTAAGCTAACTCCGGATATCCTTCTCTCTGATAAAGGACTTGGCTACGTTCTCCGTCATTTTCCCCGTGCTTTCAAATATCGAGGCCGCGGTCATGAG GTTGCTGATTTGGGATACCTACTTGGCTTATATGCTGAATGGCACTCAGGGTTACTTCCTTATTACTCATTTGATCAGTTCATACATAAGGTGGAAAGACTTGGTGGCTCAAAGAGAGTTAAG CTATGCATGAAAGGACTACGAGACAGGGTTGCCGATGGAGTGGATCCTGCAAAACTGTATGAGCCACAAGTTCAAGAACAAGAAACAAATCAACAGG AACTCAAGGACTCAGAACCAACTGACTATCCAGAAGATACCACacaaaatccaaatcctaaaGATTTTCAGGAAATCATGCTTAATGATGTGTGGGAGAAGGCAATTGGG GAGCCATCTCAACTATCCCCTCAAAAGATTGTTGCTGTTGATACATCTTCTGCAGGGAAAGATACAGTAAATCAGGCTCCGGATAATGTAGCACGAAGTTCTATCCAGATCTCTGAAGAACAAAGAGCTCGGATGGAGGCTAATAAGTTGAAGGCATTGCAGAGAGCTGCTGCTCGAACCTCTCATATCAAGTCTACGTGA
- the LOC104230584 gene encoding lignin-forming anionic peroxidase-like, which translates to MAYASICILLFLSFMQCEAQLTPTFYENTCPKALSTIQKAVSQAVSRERRMAASLIRLHFHDCFVQGCDASILLDETSNITSEKTAVPNQGSVRGFDVVEAAKRELEKICPGVVSCADILTVAARDASVAVCGPSWKVKLGRRDSRTANRTLANIDIPSPFDNLDTLISRFAKKGLSAKDMVVLSGAHTIGQSQCSSFRNRIYNASDIDASFASITRRQCPKNGGNGTLAPLDLVTDKIFDNNYFKNLMQKKGLLQSDQVLFSGGLTDSIVSKYSKNNSVFFVDFAKAMIKMADIQPLTGRNGIIRRVCNTVN; encoded by the exons ATGGCTTACGCATCCATTTGTATTCTGCTATTTCTTTCATTCATGCAGTGTGAAGCGCAGTTAACTCCTACATTTTATGAAAATACATGTCCTAAGGCGCTTAGCACGATTCAGAAGGCTGTGAGTCAAGCAGTATCGCGTGAACGTCGCATGGCAGCTTCACTGATTCGCCTTCATTTCCACGATTGCTTTGTCCAA GGGTGTGATGCATCAATCTTACTTGACGAGACTTCAAATATCACAAGTGAGAAGACAGCAGTACCTAATCAAGGATCTGTAAgaggttttgatgttgttgagGCCGCGAAGAGGGAGCTCGAAAAAATCTGCCCTGGAGTAGTATCTTGTGCGGACATTTTGACCGTTGCAGCACGAGATGCTTCTGTCGCT GTTTGCGGTCCATCATGGAAGGTTAAACTTGGAAGAAGAGACTCTAGGACAGCAAATCGTACTCTAGCAAACATTGATATTCCTAGTCCCTTTGATAATCTTGACACTCTTATTTCTAGATTTGCTAAGAAAGGACTTAGCGCAAAGGACATGGTTGTCCTGTCAG GGGCACACACCATTGGCCAATCACAGTGCTCTTCATTTAGGAACAGAATATACAATGCATCAGATATAGATGCAAGTTTTGCGAGCATTACAAGACGTCAATGTCCTAAAAATGGAGGGAATGGAACTTTGGCCCCACTCGATTTGGTCACAGACAAAATTTTTGACAACAATTATTTCAAGAACCTAATGCAGAAGAAAGGTCTACTCCAATCTGATCAAGTTCTTTTCAGTGGAGGATTAACAGATAGTATTGTTTCAAAATATAGCAAAAATAATAGTGTGTTTTTTGTGGATTTTGCTAAAGCTATGATTAAAATGGCAGATATTCAACCTCTAACTGGTCGAAATGGGATCATAAGGAGGGTCTGTAACACCGTCAACTAA